CTCCTCCCCATCCCTTCGCGCGGGTGGACTCGCGCTTTCGCTAGTCCGCCGGCGAGAAAAAATCCAGCAGCTCCACGTGGAAGAGAAAAAGACGCCGTGAGCGGCCAGGGCAAACCGGGGTCCGAGCTCGTCGGGGCCTACCGCCCGGAACCTGCCGCGTGTCGGACCGCGCCCGGACCTGCAGAGTGGAGGAAAAGCTTTTGCCCGCTTCGGCGGGTCACGTGGCTTCGCCGGGTTTTTTCGCGCGCAGCATGGCCGACGCAGCGGATTCCTTCACGATCCCCGCGGAATTTCAGTAACCCCGGACAGGGTCGTAGCGGTTCTCGAGCGGCTTTCCCTCGAGATAGCGGCGGAGGTTTTCGGCGAACTGCGCGATGGCCCGCGGCATGTAGTCTTCCGCGTTGGCTGCGACGTGCGGGGTCACGAGCACGTTCTCGAGTTCCCAGAGCGGGCTCTCGGGCGGCAGCGGCTCGGTCTCGAACACGTCGAGCGCCGCACCCCGGAGACGGCCGGATTCGAGAGCGTGCACGAGCGCGGGCTCGTCGAGGACCGTACCCCGGGAGACGTTGACGAGGTAGGCCGTGGGCTTCATCTCCCCGATTTCGCGCTCGCCGATCATGCCTCGCGTCTCGGGGGTGTCGGCTACGGCCACGACCACGACGTCCGCCTCGCGCAGCAGCATCGGGAGTTCCCGGCGCTCCAGAAGCCGATCGACGCCGGGCACGGTTCGGCCTTCGGAAGACGAGCGGCCCACGCCGACGACCCGCATCCCGAAGGCTTTCGCCCGCGCGGCCACGGCCTTCCCGATGTTTCCCACTCCGACGAGTCCCAGAGTCTTCCCGTGCAGGAACTCGACGCGCCGCATCCGCCACTCGCGCCGACGTCTCTGGTCCTCGAAAGTCCGAAGACGCTTGGCGAGAAAAAGCACGCTGGCGAAGACGTGCTCGGCTATGTCCGGGGCAAAGAGCCCGCCCACCGACGTGACGGGGATCCCGGATTCGAGAACGCCGCAGCCCCGGAGCTGGTCGAACCCGGTGGCCGGAGTAGCCACCCAGCGAAGGCGCGGGGCGAGCTGCGGGAGATTCCGGGGCAGAACGAACCCGAAGACGACCTCTGCCCTCTCGAGCGCGGAGAGAAGTTCGGGCGTGAGCTTCTCGGGCCTGGGGGAAGGCCGGCCCGAACGTCGGGCCGAAACC
This portion of the Candidatus Binatia bacterium genome encodes:
- a CDS encoding 3-phosphoglycerate dehydrogenase, which translates into the protein MSGRQEKVVVVAVNLEGFDSAFAPVRDLSDRVELVHAAYETSWEEVSARRSGRPSPRPEKLTPELLSALERAEVVFGFVLPRNLPQLAPRLRWVATPATGFDQLRGCGVLESGIPVTSVGGLFAPDIAEHVFASVLFLAKRLRTFEDQRRRREWRMRRVEFLHGKTLGLVGVGNIGKAVAARAKAFGMRVVGVGRSSSEGRTVPGVDRLLERRELPMLLREADVVVVAVADTPETRGMIGEREIGEMKPTAYLVNVSRGTVLDEPALVHALESGRLRGAALDVFETEPLPPESPLWELENVLVTPHVAANAEDYMPRAIAQFAENLRRYLEGKPLENRYDPVRGY